The Oryza brachyantha chromosome 6, ObraRS2, whole genome shotgun sequence region TTGAAGCACAGTTGTGGGGAATGGGTTCCATTGGCTTCGACATTTGGGCCGTTGACCTACTGCATCTCACCTTGCTTTCTCGATCtctcatcatcatcgtcgtcttcgtctctctctcttttttttttttgccacaaTTTGAAGTTTATCTTCTGTGCTACGTCATGCCCATGTCATCAACCAGATAGGGCAATGAATTCTGTCGGCTTTGCTCCCTCTCTCTGTCTGGTTTGGTGGACAGCTCGGCCCATCTGGAGTTCAAACGTGCAGCCCAAGATATACGCTTCTTTGCCTGTGCCTGTATGTTACTCCGTCATGGGCTGaattctctccctctcttttcaaGGATTCGTTCTTTCATATGGACGAAGACGAGAGATTTTCCccattttttacatatttaaataatacaaataaagaaattagcttgctataaaattaaaaaaaatctattttacagtcgataaacttttgtataaaatTGTATGGGTAAAAACTGAGCAGCACATAAAAATTGAGGAAACATCCGTGTAAAAAGAATACACCGGCAGAGCACGAAGATTTTGGAAACGGGAATCACCTTCGAGCGAAGGGAGATGAAACTTCATCAAAAATAGGTGAAACTCGCGCGAAATTCATAGAATTAGTACTAATTTGGAGTTTGGTTCGTGCAATCTGGACCGTTCATGCATGGACGGTGTGATCCAACCGTCCGAAGAGCGCATAAGATTCCCTTCTACCTTTTAAGGCCTCGTTTaaatgacaaatttttttttaaaagaagtgtcacgtcgcacgtttgatcggatgttttagacacaaatgaaaaaacgaatttcacggctagcctagaaaccgcgagacgaatcttttgaacctaattaatccatcattagcacatatgagtTAATacagtacttatggctaatcatggactaattaggctcaactGATTCGTCTCGAGATTTcgctgtgcaattagtttttttatctatatttaatgttttatttagattataaatattcgatgcgatgtttttaggaaaacttTTTGTGAACTAAACAGGGTCTTATCCTACCCTTTTccttgtatttatatttattatagtcaatatttaaaattcaatttaaatttgaaattaattttaggttttagttttatcatttgtttttatataactaaaaacacatatataaacagtttatttacaaaatattttttatttataaatatacattttgcTTTCTTCTCCCAAAAAGCGCAGTGAAACACTCGAACTTTTAggctgtaaaaaaaataaacgttACATctgtaaacaaaatatatagtatatgcataaaacttttatgtaggTGTTCATTTTGATCTATAGCTAAAGTTAAAAAGAAGCTTCgataaacaaatattaaaattaaatctaaaattaaacttaaagtttaaaatttaaatccagtgttataagccaaaagatgggtGGAAAAGGGATCACTTTGGCTTTTCTCAAACAACACGTCATtccctcccttccttctcactccgccacctctctctctgtccCCTCGAGGCGAATCCAGAAGCTTCTAGAGGGAGAGGCCCACGGGTCGCCATGGCCGACGCGTACTGGAGGtacgccgctgccgccgacgcgcgccagcagcagcagcagctgcagctgcctccctccgccgccgggatGCCGCCCCCCGCGGCGGCACCTCaggttgccgccgccgccgggcagcCACTCAAGCGGCCCCGCCCCGCCGACTTCTCCGGTCTGCCTCGCCCCACCACTCCAGTTTTCTCGATTTCTTCACTTCCTCCTCGTGGCAGCTCGCTCTGGTTCGATCCGCGACTCCGTGCCCGTGCCGCCGCAGCTGAAGCGGGCGCGGCTGTTTAGGGTTTTAGAGCGCGCGGTTGCAATGCTCCGTGTCCCTCTTCATTCTGGACCGGGCGAAAGCTGAGATCGCGTGAGGATGTCATGCATTTCGTGCTTGCTATTCTTCTGTACCATGTAGTAGTAGTGATCTGCCGGCGACGCAGACAAGCGGTGTCATTTGTTCGAGCGCTCAAGTGGAAACATGATGTTTTAGGTCTTAAACGGCACGAAATCGCTACCATTGAAGCTGTCCATACAAAATTGCACTGTCTCTCAGTTTGATTGTGCTGTCACTCTGAGGTCAGGCCAGGATTTTGCGTGTGTGTTTTCAATTTAGGAAGACACCTATCAACAGTTCTGCTTGCCCTATAACATTAGACTCACATGTAATTAAGCACTACCTCTCTCGCATAATATAAGTGGTTTTTGCCATGCCACTTTCAAGGTGCATAGCCAAAATCCCCTATATTGCGGGACAGAGGCAGTAGTTTGTCAAACAATTTAAGATGCAGTAATGTCTTGAGGACTGAGGCCCTTATTTTCCCTTTCGTAGATGTACCTGGTGGTGCTCCTGAAATGTCTGGTTATTACTCTCGAGATGAAGAAAGGGCAGAGTATCGTCCTGCCAGAGATACTGCAGCTCTTAACGATTCGTACGAACGCTTTCTACGTACTGGGGTATCGACAAATATTGTTCTTTTGCATATTCATTTTCTTAAACACATTGTCAGCtgacttttttcttcttttttgcttCAGCAAATTCAATCCTATGGCGCTGGACCTGCTGCTGAATCTATAAGGCCTGCTGCAGGTGGCAATGCTGGCTACCCAATTGAGGATCGTCCAATAATGGCTGGTGGGAACATGGATGGAAGAAATATTGGTTTTGGTGGTGGGATGCCAGAGCCTGCCCTTCCACCAGATGCCTCAAATACATTATTCATTGAAGGAATTCCTACTGATTGTGCACGTCGAGAAGTTTCTCGTATCCTTAAATCCTATGCCTTTATCTATCAATCTTCAAGCCTTCATTTGCATAAACTGTGGGTGTAATGATTCATAATATGCCTCCATCTATAATTAGCTGTTGGTCCTTCACCTCCCCCAAGATATCTTCCGACCATTTGTTGGTTTTCGTGAGGTGAGACTTGTAAACAAAGAAGCAAGACATGTAAGTGAACTTTTTGCTGCTGTCAAGCCTggattgtttaatttttattcatccTTCTAACTGCTTTGCTGCTAACAGCCTGGTGGGGATCCAGTTCTGCTATGTTTTGTTGATTTTGAAACTGCTACTCAAGCTGCTATTGCTATGGATGCCTTGCAAGGTGAATCACTGAACTGTAGTTTGTTGACACCAATCCATTTTATCACCTTTGATCTTGATCTTGAACTTATTTTGTCTTTGTTATGCCCGATTAAAGCTGACAGCTGTGGATACACAATGTGAAACTGTAGATCCATTTCCCATGAGTGTCTCATGAGTCAAGATAGATTGTATTGTAGATTTTTAGTGATTAGTCAACtagtgtatatttttttccttgtttttaGTAATctcaagataaaaaaatagtctgGATATCTGTTTATCAAGACCTGTATAGGTGATTGTGATACTTGGTGGGTTTGGAGTATTTAGCTAAAAACCGACACTGACAATTTCATTTTGGTTGAAATTGAATAGAATTCATTTGCTTGAAGTAGGTATCCTTTATTGACCAACCATCTGAAAATGGGCTATCAGAATCTTGTCTGTGCTAATTTATCACCTGAACATTTTGCTTAACATTGTCACTCAAGCAGTCACTGACTCACAGGTGATAGGTGATACTCTCACTATAATGCTCCCCTAAATGTTATTTTGTTGCCTAGGTACTAGGCCTGTCGAAACACTCAAGCAGAAAATGGCATGAGTATTACCACCTTTATGACTAGATTGTGTTTCACCAGTGCTTCTggaatagtatttttttccttcactTGACAACAATGTTAGCTAGCTATATTCTTCCCAGTTATGGTTATGATCCACTGATGATGCTTGTTTATGATTCCTAGATAGGTAGGGTGATTAGCAGCTTTTAGATCTTGTAAGAAGGAATAATTGTTTCCACGACCACATCAGACATATATTACCTCGTTTCTGTAGCACAATCAAAGTAGTCCTGTCAGTGTCCATGTAAAACGTTTCAAGGTCATGTTTGAAAATGTCTGCTGCAACGAGTAATCTGTAATGTTTTTTAGAGAGAAATTGCATGGTAGTCATTGAACcatttgtttatttgcttATTTTCTATAACTCTATATGTTAGAAATCATGAGCATTCTCACTTAATTTTGCAGGCTACAAATTTGATGAGCATGATCGCAATTCCCCTCATTTAAGGCTCCAGTATGCTCGTTTTACTGGTCCCAGAGGGGGTTCAGGGCCTGGTGGTGGTCGTGTTAGGCGTTAAGTTGGTCCTGCTGCCAGGTGATTCGACAAATCTGCTCGCTTGACCACACAAATTCTTGGGTTTTGATAATATTACTTAATTGTTTTATCTCACCTTGTAGGCATGATCGCATGGAATGGTCAAGTGAAATGATGATAGTTGTTTGTTGCTCTAGATATGTTCCTCCGTAGTGATAGGACTGGTAGCCTTCTGTTATTCCAAGGTCCAACTTTGGTGCCTTGGCTTTGTGAGATGTTTTCTGACTCGATGGAATAGTTAAACATGAAAGCTGAAAACAATTGTGGCATCGTGCAGATGTGATGCCTATGCCtgttatatttggatatatacTGAATTATATCTCGAGACAGTTTTGCCGATTAATACATGTTGGGAGAATGATTTCATCCGTTTGGTTAAATGAGCACTTCCTCCCTTCGCGTGATATATGTAATCATGCAAAACTAGtgcaactgtttttttttttttatggtagGTTTAGCTGCTCTCCGATTTGCACACGTTGGGATGACATGCGTACaagtttttctatttgtaatCCTACCAAGATGCCAAGGTCTCCACTCGAGAGAAGGGAAAgctgaagaaaattttgactCCACTGGAACAGGAAGTTTAATATCTTTTCATGAATGTATCTATACCTATACATTAATTGGAATGGATGTTTTGAGGATGAGCAGGCTCTCATGTTAACCAGATCGTATTTAGAGTTTGTTATATAGTATACATACATTTGGGATAGGCTCTCATATTAaccctaaaatttttggtatcttgaggtaatttttaaggatgataaaaaacttgtaaagctatatgtatatgcacaaaagtatattaaacaataaataaaataatataaaataattaataattatataaatttattgaataagataaatagtcaaatatgtataaaaatatcaacggCGTTGAATATTTAAGAAAGTAGAGAGTAGTAGGTACCTGTCTTTCAATTTTCTCACTAACGATGATGCCTACAGGTCCGGAGTAGTAACATTAACATCTAGCCATCCAGGCAGAGCGGATCCTGGTCTAGGGTAGCTTGGGCTCAAGCCCGAGACCTGGGATCcaaattacaaataaatattttataaattttaaaaaaatattaaattataaagattTAGAACAAAATACTCCGGATCACAGGCGTGGCTCGTGGTTGAGCATCCAGGGCCATGGATTATTGGACTGGaccaaaattttgcatatacAGACttttgcgcaataaatcactGTCCACAGGCTACCACTTTCATGGGCAAGATTTGCTGACAGCGACAAAAACTTCTATGCGCACTGGCACAGCTCCCAACTCCTCGCATCATCCGTCCATGGCGTCCTCCCTCCACCAAGAAGTAGAAGAAGAGCAAGGCCATGGAGACGAAGAGGAGGTGCACGACAGCCAAACACTCGCCTCTCCACTGTGTAAAGCCTCGTCGTCTCCAGTTCTTTTCTTGCCTTGGAAGAAGCAATGGAAGCAATTGACTGTCTGTGATTGATGAACTCTTCCTCGTGCAGTGCGACCGTCGACGGGGCCGGAGGAagtggaggagggggagaacTCGCCGGTGGAGCAGGTGGCGCTGACGGTGCCGGTGGGGGACGAGCCGTCGGCGCCGGTGCTGACGGCCCGGACGTGGGTGCTGGGGACGGCGTCCTGCGTCGTGCTGTCCTTCCTCAACACCTTCTTCTGGTACCGCAAGGAGCCGCTCACCGTCACGGCCATCTCGGCGCAgatcgccgtcgtgccgctcggccgcctcATGGCTGCCGTGCTGCCGGAGCGGGCCTTCTTCCGTGGCCGGCCGTGGGAATTCACCCTCAACCCGGGCCCCTTCAACGTCAAGGAGCACGTCCTCATCACCATCTTCGCCAACGCCGGCGCTGGCTCCGTCTTCGCCATTAACGTCATCACCGCCGTCCGAGTGTTCTACGGCAAGCGCATCTCCTTCTtcgtctccctcctcgtcgtcctcacCAGCCAGGTAGAGGACTGACACATATGAGCTTGAGGCGCCGtttaggccttatttagtttccaaaatattttttccaaaaacatcgcatcgaatctttagacgtctaaataaagtattaaatatagattaactaaaaactaattgcacagttacggaagaaatcttgagacgaatcttttaggccaaattagttcatgattagtcataagtactacaataaccaacatgtgctaatgatggattaattaggctaaaaaaatttgtctcgcggtttccaagctagtcgtgaaatttgttttcttattcgtgtccgaaaaccccttccgacatccggtcaaatatttgacgtaaCACAtctcccaaattttttttcaatctaaaagGCGCTTTAGATGGGAAAATGTTTTGGGAGAGAGATCACATCAATATGTGCGGtcatacatttaaagtattaaacgtagtctaattccaaaagaaatttcatataccgtctagaaaccgcgagacgaattttttgagtctaattaatccatcattagcatattggttactgtagtacttatgattaatcatgtagtaattagtcttaaaagatttgtctcacgatttcctccataattgcgtaattagttttaatgtttatat contains the following coding sequences:
- the LOC121054655 gene encoding nuclear speckle RNA-binding protein A-like — translated: MADAYWRYAAAADARQQQQQLQLPPSAAGMPPPAAAPQVAAAAGQPLKRPRPADFSDVPGGAPEMSGYYSRDEERAEYRPARDTAALNDSYERFLRTGQIQSYGAGPAAESIRPAAGGNAGYPIEDRPIMAGGNMDGRNIGFGGGMPEPALPPDASNTLFIEGIPTDCARREVSHIFRPFVGFREVRLVNKEARHPGGDPVLLCFVDFETATQAAIAMDALQGYKFDEHDRNSPHLRLQYARFTGPRGGSGPGGGRVRR